A genomic window from Tolypothrix sp. PCC 7910 includes:
- a CDS encoding peroxidase family protein — MFGIPWHRLPTPLALLKLVGFRNKLRKQNLHDTAQLPDTNKLPHPQPSPDGRHLVARTPDGSFNDLKNPAMGMVGTRLGRNVPLTKANVDQKNLLNPNPRIVSQRLMTRDEFIPATSLNILAAAWIQFQNHDWFSHGNNQPDRKIVIPLAEDDTWPQEHRPMAIKETLVDESRPEGNKAEPPTFINKVTHWWDGSQIYGNNAEQVHELRSHVDGKLTIGDDGLLPVDPAIGVDRTGFNDNWWIGLSLMHTLFVKEHNAICDRLKQQYPDWRDDDLYDHARLINAALMAKIHTVEWTPGILAHPALQIAMSANWWGLLGQQVKNLWGRVSEDETLSGIIGSPTDHHAAPYYITEEFVSVYRLHPLIPDEFEFYSHKNGELRRTGDFFEVAGKRARGVVEEIGIPDLFYSLGIAHPGAITLHNYPKALQKLIRDNGETFDLAAIDILRDRERGVPRYNEFREIIGRGRVKSFEEITSNPIWAKELREVYNNDINSVDLVVGMFAEDLPAGFGFSDTAFRVFILMASRRLKSDRFFTKDYRAEIYTQFGLDWIDSNGLLSVLRRHYPTLAPAFFGVNNGFAPWRSVGIAGY, encoded by the coding sequence ATGTTTGGAATTCCTTGGCATCGCCTACCTACACCATTAGCATTGTTAAAACTAGTTGGATTTCGCAACAAATTAAGAAAGCAAAACCTCCACGATACTGCTCAATTACCTGACACAAATAAGCTTCCTCATCCTCAACCAAGTCCTGATGGTCGTCATTTGGTAGCGCGTACCCCAGATGGTAGTTTTAATGACCTGAAAAATCCAGCAATGGGAATGGTTGGGACTCGTTTAGGGAGAAATGTTCCCTTAACAAAGGCCAACGTCGATCAAAAAAATCTTCTCAATCCTAATCCCCGCATTGTTAGCCAGAGATTGATGACGCGAGATGAATTTATCCCGGCGACATCTTTGAATATCTTGGCGGCTGCTTGGATTCAGTTTCAAAACCATGACTGGTTTTCTCATGGAAACAATCAGCCAGATAGAAAAATAGTTATTCCCCTTGCAGAGGATGATACCTGGCCGCAAGAACATCGACCAATGGCGATTAAAGAAACCTTAGTTGATGAAAGCCGCCCAGAAGGGAATAAAGCAGAACCGCCAACTTTTATTAACAAGGTGACTCATTGGTGGGATGGTTCGCAAATCTACGGGAATAATGCTGAACAGGTGCATGAATTGCGTTCTCATGTGGATGGCAAACTGACTATTGGCGATGATGGGCTATTACCTGTAGATCCAGCAATTGGAGTTGATCGCACTGGCTTTAATGACAACTGGTGGATCGGGTTGAGTTTAATGCATACCCTCTTTGTCAAAGAGCATAACGCTATCTGCGATCGCCTCAAACAACAATATCCAGATTGGCGAGATGACGACCTCTACGACCATGCCCGATTAATTAACGCGGCATTGATGGCGAAAATTCATACAGTGGAATGGACTCCCGGTATCCTCGCCCATCCCGCCTTGCAAATTGCTATGAGTGCTAACTGGTGGGGGTTACTTGGTCAACAGGTTAAGAATCTCTGGGGACGCGTCAGCGAAGATGAGACACTGAGTGGAATTATTGGTTCGCCAACGGATCACCATGCAGCACCCTACTACATTACCGAAGAGTTTGTGAGCGTATATCGCTTACATCCCCTAATTCCCGACGAATTTGAATTTTATTCCCACAAAAATGGTGAATTGCGACGCACAGGCGACTTTTTTGAAGTAGCAGGTAAACGCGCTAGGGGAGTAGTAGAAGAAATTGGTATTCCAGATTTATTTTATTCCTTAGGAATCGCTCATCCTGGGGCAATTACCTTACACAATTACCCCAAAGCATTACAAAAACTCATTCGCGACAACGGCGAAACCTTTGATTTAGCAGCTATTGATATTTTGCGCGATCGTGAACGTGGCGTACCGCGCTATAACGAATTTCGCGAAATCATCGGTCGTGGTCGAGTCAAATCCTTTGAAGAGATTACTAGCAATCCCATCTGGGCGAAAGAACTTCGCGAAGTCTACAACAACGATATCAACAGCGTCGATTTAGTTGTTGGCATGTTTGCCGAAGACTTACCAGCCGGCTTTGGCTTTAGCGATACAGCCTTTAGAGTATTTATCTTAATGGCTTCCCGCCGCTTAAAGAGCGATCGCTTCTTCACCAAAGACTACCGTGCCGAAATCTACACTCAATTCGGTCTAGACTGGATCGACAGCAATGGACTATTATCCGTCCTCCGCCGCCACTATCCCACCCTCGCACCCGCCTTCTTTGGCGTTAACAACGGCTTCGCCCCTTGGCGAAGTGTTGGAATAGCGGGATATTAG
- a CDS encoding GNAT family N-acetyltransferase produces MPTIRTLQPGDEMLLENFLLQHTDTSMFLRSNWREAGLVDGGEMFQGTYIAALLDNNIVAVAAHYWNGMVVVQAPVYLPEVVQTAVAQSHRAISGIAGPAAQVEVTKQVLGLANHPTNIDERELLFSLALSDLQIPPALASGEVECRLPHPEEFDLLTEWYVAYDLETLKKSETPDLYTTARQEIAAHQAKATHWVLIVEDTPAAYTTFNAHLPDIVQIGGVWTPPALRGKGYARSVVAGSLLEARSHGVKRAILFTQQTNLAAQAAYRSIGFQTTGEEFGLVLFDMK; encoded by the coding sequence ATGCCTACCATCAGAACCCTACAACCAGGTGATGAAATGTTGCTAGAGAATTTTCTGTTGCAACATACTGATACTTCGATGTTTTTGCGTTCTAATTGGCGAGAGGCGGGGTTGGTGGATGGGGGTGAAATGTTTCAGGGGACTTATATTGCGGCGTTGTTAGATAACAATATAGTTGCAGTCGCTGCTCATTATTGGAATGGGATGGTGGTGGTACAAGCGCCAGTGTATTTGCCAGAAGTGGTGCAAACAGCAGTAGCCCAGTCTCATCGCGCTATTTCTGGAATTGCTGGCCCGGCTGCACAAGTGGAAGTTACCAAGCAAGTTTTAGGGCTGGCTAATCACCCCACCAATATAGATGAGCGCGAATTATTATTTTCCTTAGCACTATCAGATTTACAAATTCCACCTGCCTTAGCATCCGGTGAAGTAGAGTGTCGATTGCCACATCCAGAGGAATTTGATTTACTTACTGAGTGGTATGTTGCCTACGATTTAGAAACTCTGAAAAAATCGGAAACACCTGATTTATATACAACTGCTCGCCAGGAGATAGCAGCCCATCAAGCTAAGGCTACGCATTGGGTACTGATTGTAGAAGATACACCAGCCGCATATACTACCTTTAACGCCCATTTACCTGATATTGTCCAAATCGGTGGAGTATGGACACCGCCAGCTTTACGGGGTAAAGGCTATGCCAGAAGCGTGGTTGCAGGCTCATTATTAGAAGCGCGATCGCATGGTGTAAAACGGGCTATTTTATTTACACAGCAAACTAACTTAGCAGCACAAGCCGCTTATCGGAGTATTGGTTTTCAGACTACTGGTGAGGAATTTGGTTTAGTTTTATTTGACATGAAATAA
- a CDS encoding GNAT family N-acetyltransferase, which yields MSCDRFQKSFSADPTLSSKLFDLVEATFPGLTSLAERARELGASWEDASTPFILFDDDIAITHIGVLDIPMYIMGEKVIVGGVHGVCTREGFRRRGYYRKVMNEVMEYCYQRYETLVLTTLEPEYYLPFGFRVVPEHSFKLKCNSKGSINGLRTLDFADVKDIALLHRLLETRVPVSNIVGVVQEKAVFCVDEGSRPLHYFPDLDAIACMEIEDTTLHLYDLVTTQMYPLQKILDRIPQLIEEVVIYFSPDLLSVENVEAFIYEIEETKLMVRGKFAAEKEKFTLPRSARC from the coding sequence ATGAGCTGCGATCGCTTCCAAAAATCCTTCTCTGCCGATCCTACGTTAAGTAGTAAGCTGTTTGACTTAGTAGAAGCTACATTTCCGGGACTTACCAGCCTTGCAGAACGCGCACGAGAATTAGGTGCATCATGGGAAGATGCTTCGACTCCCTTCATTCTCTTTGATGATGATATCGCCATCACCCATATCGGAGTTTTAGACATTCCGATGTACATCATGGGAGAAAAGGTAATTGTTGGCGGAGTTCATGGAGTATGCACCCGAGAGGGATTTCGCAGAAGAGGCTATTACCGCAAAGTCATGAATGAAGTAATGGAATATTGCTATCAACGTTATGAAACCCTAGTATTGACGACACTAGAACCAGAGTATTATTTACCTTTTGGATTTCGCGTTGTTCCAGAACACAGCTTTAAACTTAAGTGTAATTCCAAAGGTAGCATCAACGGCTTGAGAACACTGGATTTTGCAGATGTCAAAGATATAGCGTTATTGCACAGACTGCTAGAAACGCGTGTACCAGTCTCTAATATTGTTGGGGTAGTTCAGGAAAAAGCTGTATTCTGCGTTGATGAAGGTAGCCGTCCCTTACATTATTTCCCAGACTTAGATGCGATCGCCTGCATGGAGATAGAAGATACCACGCTTCATCTTTATGATTTAGTGACCACTCAAATGTATCCTTTGCAAAAAATCTTGGATAGGATACCTCAACTAATTGAAGAGGTGGTGATTTACTTCAGTCCCGACCTACTCAGTGTAGAGAATGTCGAAGCATTTATCTATGAAATTGAAGAAACTAAATTGATGGTGCGTGGTAAATTTGCCGCAGAAAAGGAAAAATTTACCCTTCCCCGTTCTGCACGTTGTTGA
- a CDS encoding response regulator transcription factor, protein MIRVMVVATSPVVRAGLAAVVTSNSQLTVVGSASNLDVLTREVEQLEPDVLLLDLGANLQPTIWEKLLLIQQQQYPLGFLVIVEELESIDLEAAIHAGVRGLLPSTSTESEIIAATIAIADNLVVLHPDYLELLPLREKVVTTAVQTLTPREIEVLGMLGSGLGNRAIAKQLHISEHTVKFHISSIFQKLGVSTRTEAVSVGIRLGLIML, encoded by the coding sequence ATGATTCGGGTGATGGTAGTTGCAACTTCCCCGGTGGTGCGGGCGGGTTTAGCGGCGGTTGTAACTAGCAATTCCCAGCTAACTGTGGTGGGGAGTGCATCCAATTTGGATGTGTTAACTAGGGAAGTAGAACAACTAGAACCTGATGTATTGCTACTAGATTTAGGTGCTAATCTGCAACCAACAATCTGGGAAAAATTGCTTTTAATTCAACAGCAGCAATATCCCCTAGGATTTTTAGTAATTGTAGAGGAACTAGAAAGCATAGATTTAGAAGCCGCCATCCATGCTGGCGTTCGCGGCTTATTACCCAGTACCAGTACAGAGTCAGAAATTATCGCGGCGACAATTGCGATCGCAGATAATTTAGTAGTGCTACATCCGGATTATTTAGAGTTACTACCTCTGCGGGAAAAAGTTGTCACCACCGCCGTACAAACTCTGACACCCAGAGAAATTGAGGTATTAGGAATGCTTGGTTCTGGTTTAGGTAATCGAGCGATCGCTAAACAGCTGCATATTTCTGAGCATACTGTAAAGTTTCATATCTCATCTATTTTTCAAAAGCTGGGTGTCTCCACCCGCACCGAGGCTGTCAGCGTTGGTATCAGGCTGGGTTTGATTATGCTCTAA
- a CDS encoding S1C family serine protease yields MTNTSFPNIADELAALATKLRHSTVKVSSGSQGVGSGVIWQADGLIITNAHVATSRRATVELADGRIFEAVRTKFDPQQDLAALKINATNLQTATIGDSDALRVGELVIAVGNPFADSGAVTTGIIHGQHQQAVMADIRLYPGNSGGPLADCLGRVVGINTMVVNGLAVAVPSLAVNRFLLGASRPQLGVTLQPVLIGNRNLGLLVLSVLPESAAATAGVQIGDVLIGVSGRSLTRYDDLSKYLQQSKDGEALPLQIWRGGQQFVVYVVLQSGKTAVESR; encoded by the coding sequence ATGACTAACACAAGCTTTCCCAACATTGCTGATGAATTGGCGGCCTTAGCTACGAAGTTACGCCACAGCACCGTTAAAGTCAGCAGCGGTTCTCAAGGAGTTGGTTCTGGTGTGATTTGGCAAGCCGATGGTTTAATTATTACTAATGCCCATGTCGCCACTAGCCGCAGAGCCACAGTAGAATTAGCTGATGGGCGGATATTTGAAGCTGTACGTACCAAGTTTGACCCACAACAAGATTTAGCCGCACTGAAAATTAATGCTACTAACTTACAGACTGCAACTATCGGTGATTCGGATGCGCTGCGAGTCGGGGAATTAGTTATAGCGGTGGGTAATCCCTTTGCTGATAGTGGTGCTGTGACTACAGGAATTATTCACGGACAGCATCAACAGGCAGTGATGGCAGATATTCGGTTGTATCCTGGTAACTCTGGCGGGCCTTTGGCTGATTGTCTTGGTCGCGTTGTCGGAATTAATACAATGGTTGTCAACGGTTTAGCTGTCGCCGTCCCTAGTTTAGCAGTCAACCGCTTTTTGCTGGGTGCCAGCCGTCCGCAACTAGGGGTAACTTTGCAACCTGTGCTGATAGGTAATCGCAACCTGGGTTTATTAGTTTTATCTGTGCTTCCTGAAAGTGCAGCCGCCACAGCTGGCGTGCAAATTGGCGATGTGCTGATTGGCGTGTCGGGGCGATCGCTTACTAGATATGATGACTTAAGCAAATATCTGCAACAAAGCAAAGATGGCGAAGCCTTACCCCTACAAATTTGGCGGGGAGGTCAGCAATTTGTAGTTTATGTAGTATTGCAGAGTGGGAAAACTGCGGTGGAGTCGAGATGA
- a CDS encoding S1C family serine protease, giving the protein MSSLLALSNSLADTVEQAGSSVVAVNAGRRVSSSGIHWRDGIVVTSDESLQRYDEITVTLADGRTVAATHLGHDSSTDVAVFKIPDLAIPVATIGDTTTLKVGNLVLGIARSNEGELRAALGAVSVVSGAWRSMNGGNIDQYIRPDITLYPGFAGGPLVDAAGNVVGMNTSGRRGTALTIPVATVNRVVEQLLAKGHIARGYLGVGMQPVRLPNNLTTALNLPTATGVIVVNVESAGPADKAGVLLGDVLVKLDGTTVNDTGDVMALLNSGDRVGKTVPLQVVRGGVLVELAIAIGERPAE; this is encoded by the coding sequence ATGTCTTCATTACTAGCTTTGTCCAATAGTTTAGCCGATACCGTAGAACAAGCCGGGAGCTCTGTAGTTGCAGTGAACGCTGGTAGACGCGTTTCCTCAAGTGGAATTCACTGGCGGGATGGGATCGTTGTCACCTCCGATGAATCGCTGCAGCGTTATGACGAAATTACCGTGACTCTGGCAGATGGCCGTACTGTTGCTGCTACACATTTAGGACATGATTCTAGTACAGATGTAGCTGTGTTTAAAATTCCTGATTTAGCCATACCTGTGGCGACAATTGGCGATACTACAACACTTAAAGTAGGCAATTTAGTATTAGGAATAGCCAGAAGTAACGAAGGTGAATTGCGCGCGGCTTTGGGTGCGGTGAGTGTAGTAAGTGGTGCGTGGCGCAGCATGAACGGTGGGAATATTGATCAATATATCCGCCCAGATATTACCCTGTATCCAGGCTTTGCTGGGGGGCCATTGGTAGATGCAGCAGGTAATGTAGTAGGTATGAATACATCGGGAAGGCGTGGTACAGCATTAACTATCCCTGTGGCTACGGTTAATCGTGTAGTTGAACAATTGTTAGCTAAAGGACATATTGCCCGGGGTTATTTAGGTGTAGGAATGCAACCTGTACGCTTACCCAATAACCTCACAACAGCCTTAAATTTACCTACGGCTACTGGTGTCATTGTTGTCAATGTTGAGTCAGCTGGCCCTGCAGATAAAGCAGGAGTACTGCTGGGGGATGTGTTGGTGAAATTGGATGGTACAACCGTCAATGATACAGGTGATGTAATGGCGTTACTTAATAGTGGCGATCGCGTCGGTAAAACTGTGCCATTGCAAGTTGTCCGGGGTGGGGTGTTAGTCGAGTTAGCGATCGCAATTGGCGAACGTCCGGCTGAGTAA
- a CDS encoding methyl-accepting chemotaxis protein, producing MNNRLHGNNTLTSEYQPSSLNPPINLEKQSNYSLELGAPIPQSHQVQQGLIKSLFQRFYNLSIGRKQLIALIASELVSIVGISLVGRYLITSNLQTLSLEQAKSELAVTDINYNIKINQMGFGFRGQSDNAAIIEAAVLHSSGKILQPELKTEVKQILENEIKARKIEYATLVGKDLRIIANGNANREGETFNPENLVSEVLNNPQQIKATRTISWAEISKESPILPEGFRNQNALIRYTVTPVKDSKTQEVVGALISGDIVNGKDPIVRGTLQATGGGYSAVYLRQPTGEFSLATALDQGTSKDINQAQANVQLPETGKNLLAAAISANGSAVTGRIKVGNQTYTMAAKAVPNKTIETNDGSTTVIDEKSVAVLVRGTPETALNQLLENSFWVEVLTIVLALLIISFWALVFRRGIVKPIQHLEQTAQKFATGDRTARAEIFATDEVGQLANTFNQMADKLTEQAIRQENEANLSQIVNEITARFRGTLNAKKILNVAVSSTREAIKADRVIVYRFNENWEGTIIAESVSADWPSCLGEQIADPCFAKDYVQKYQRGRVQALANIYAAGLRECHLAQLERFAIKANLVAPILLDNKLYGLLIAHQCSGFREWEDLEINLLKQVAIPVGYALEQSSLLEQIDTSRSRAELTALEQRQQNEALQQQILTLLSDIEGAFQGDLTVRSEVTYGELGTVADFFNSIVESLRVIVTKVKASAIQVNTALGKNEVAIRQLADKALKQADDISLGLNSIHHMKVSIEAVAENARQAALVAHRASSTAQQNGEAMDQAVQNTMRLRSTIGDTAKKVKRLGESSQQISHVVALINQIAMQTNFLAINAGLEATRSGTEGEGFAIIAEEVASLAARCADATQEIEQIVKKIQRETTEVVKAMEQGTQQVVEGTHIVENAKTSLSQIVNVSAQIDELVQSISAATASQVQTSQVVSKLMQDISKVSVLTSDDSRKVCQSLQQTVEISQELQATVEMFKVN from the coding sequence ATGAATAATAGGCTTCATGGCAACAATACTTTGACATCAGAGTATCAGCCATCATCTTTAAACCCACCCATAAACCTTGAGAAGCAGAGTAATTATTCCTTAGAATTAGGAGCACCAATTCCCCAGAGTCACCAGGTACAGCAGGGATTAATCAAGTCTTTATTTCAGCGTTTTTATAATCTTTCTATTGGACGTAAACAACTGATTGCTTTAATTGCATCAGAATTAGTATCAATTGTTGGCATTAGTTTAGTAGGAAGATACTTAATTACGAGTAATTTACAGACTCTTTCACTTGAGCAAGCCAAGTCAGAGTTAGCGGTTACAGATATTAATTACAATATCAAAATTAATCAGATGGGCTTTGGTTTTCGGGGTCAATCTGATAATGCAGCCATTATTGAAGCGGCAGTTTTGCATAGTTCAGGTAAAATATTGCAGCCGGAATTAAAAACTGAAGTCAAACAAATTCTAGAAAACGAAATCAAGGCTAGGAAAATTGAATACGCTACTTTGGTAGGCAAAGATTTAAGAATTATTGCTAATGGTAATGCTAATCGTGAAGGTGAGACTTTTAATCCCGAAAATTTAGTGAGTGAGGTGTTAAATAACCCTCAACAAATTAAAGCCACGAGAACTATCAGTTGGGCAGAGATTAGCAAAGAATCGCCTATCTTACCTGAAGGATTCAGAAACCAAAATGCCTTGATTCGTTACACCGTAACACCTGTAAAAGACTCCAAAACTCAAGAAGTTGTTGGTGCTTTAATTTCTGGAGATATTGTCAATGGTAAAGACCCCATCGTCAGGGGAACATTACAAGCTACTGGTGGTGGATATAGTGCTGTTTACCTACGTCAACCAACGGGTGAATTTTCTTTAGCCACAGCTTTGGATCAAGGTACATCTAAAGATATCAATCAAGCACAAGCAAATGTGCAATTACCGGAAACCGGGAAAAATTTATTGGCAGCAGCAATATCAGCCAATGGTAGTGCAGTTACCGGCAGAATAAAAGTAGGTAACCAAACTTACACAATGGCAGCCAAGGCAGTACCTAATAAAACCATTGAAACCAATGATGGTTCAACTACTGTGATAGATGAAAAATCAGTAGCGGTTTTAGTGCGAGGAACTCCAGAAACTGCCCTCAATCAATTGCTAGAAAATAGCTTTTGGGTAGAAGTTCTGACCATAGTTTTAGCATTATTAATCATATCGTTTTGGGCACTCGTATTTAGACGAGGAATTGTCAAACCAATTCAGCATCTAGAGCAAACAGCCCAAAAATTTGCCACAGGCGATCGCACTGCTCGGGCTGAGATTTTTGCCACTGATGAAGTAGGGCAATTAGCTAATACTTTTAATCAAATGGCAGATAAGCTGACAGAACAAGCGATTCGCCAAGAAAATGAAGCAAACCTATCACAAATAGTTAATGAAATTACTGCTCGCTTCCGGGGTACGCTCAACGCTAAAAAAATCCTCAATGTAGCAGTCAGCAGTACCAGAGAAGCGATTAAAGCCGATCGCGTCATTGTCTATCGCTTTAACGAAAATTGGGAAGGCACAATTATTGCTGAATCCGTGAGTGCTGATTGGCCATCCTGTCTTGGAGAACAAATTGCTGACCCTTGTTTTGCCAAGGATTATGTTCAAAAATATCAAAGAGGTCGGGTGCAAGCACTAGCAAATATTTATGCAGCTGGCTTGCGTGAGTGTCACCTTGCCCAACTAGAAAGATTTGCCATCAAAGCTAATTTAGTAGCACCAATTTTGCTAGACAACAAACTCTATGGTTTGTTGATCGCTCATCAATGTTCTGGTTTCCGGGAGTGGGAAGATCTAGAAATTAATTTGTTGAAGCAGGTAGCAATTCCTGTTGGCTATGCACTAGAGCAATCATCGCTTTTAGAACAAATAGACACATCTCGTTCCCGTGCCGAATTAACTGCACTAGAACAGCGTCAACAAAACGAAGCTTTACAACAGCAAATCCTCACACTTCTGAGCGATATCGAAGGCGCATTTCAAGGTGACTTGACAGTGCGATCGGAAGTGACTTATGGAGAACTAGGAACTGTTGCCGACTTTTTTAACTCCATTGTGGAAAGTCTGCGAGTGATTGTCACCAAAGTAAAAGCATCTGCTATTCAGGTAAATACAGCCCTTGGTAAAAACGAAGTAGCTATCCGTCAACTTGCTGATAAAGCTCTCAAACAAGCAGATGATATCAGCCTCGGCTTAAATAGCATTCACCACATGAAAGTTTCTATTGAAGCTGTAGCCGAAAATGCCCGACAAGCTGCGCTAGTGGCTCACAGAGCATCTTCCACGGCTCAACAAAATGGCGAGGCGATGGATCAAGCTGTACAAAACACCATGAGATTGCGTTCCACAATTGGTGATACGGCTAAAAAAGTCAAGCGTCTAGGAGAATCTTCGCAGCAAATTTCCCATGTAGTCGCCTTGATTAACCAAATCGCCATGCAAACCAACTTTTTAGCCATCAATGCTGGTTTGGAAGCCACCAGATCCGGTACAGAAGGCGAAGGTTTTGCAATTATTGCTGAAGAAGTTGCTTCCCTAGCAGCCCGTTGCGCTGATGCTACCCAAGAAATTGAGCAGATAGTCAAGAAAATTCAACGGGAAACAACTGAAGTAGTCAAAGCTATGGAACAGGGAACTCAGCAGGTAGTAGAAGGTACTCACATTGTCGAAAATGCCAAAACTTCCCTGAGCCAAATCGTCAATGTCTCTGCACAAATTGATGAGTTAGTCCAGTCAATTTCTGCAGCCACTGCATCTCAGGTACAAACATCGCAAGTAGTCAGCAAGTTGATGCAAGACATTTCCAAAGTCTCAGTACTGACTAGCGACGACTCACGCAAAGTTTGCCAATCTCTACAACAAACTGTGGAAATTTCGCAAGAATTGCAAGCAACTGTAGAGATGTTCAAAGTCAATTAA